Proteins from one Erpetoichthys calabaricus chromosome 11, fErpCal1.3, whole genome shotgun sequence genomic window:
- the rpusd1 gene encoding RNA pseudouridylate synthase domain-containing protein 1 codes for MEAANVDNLRVLYQSTDFIVLDKHWDIRIDSKQWYETCTVQKQLKHKFPELADPSTYYGFRFCHQLDYSTSGALCVALNRNAAGKAYRCFKERLATKAYLALVRGHLSRISMTIDYGVGKNSTEGMTHMMCAEGTPGCTNVKPCKTELFVLQYGTYDGQPVTKVLLQPLTGRTHQLRVHCSVIGHPIVGDFTYSLKTDCSPYRMMLHAYFLRIPVEDEPIEVISCDPFVTSVDEKWVPQQTVQEVHIVFLKLKEQGLQRELSLQRVQDAACGKHKETGHEVIPETEEQSLLYTQWLANWSLD; via the exons ATGGAGGCTGCCAATGTGGATAATTTGCGCGTCCTTTATCAGAGCACAGACTTTATTGTACTGGACAAGCATTGGGATATCCGCATCGACAGTAAGCAGTGGTATGAGACTTGCACGGTGCAGAAGCAACTGAAGCACAAATTTCCTGAGCTTGCCGACCCCAGCACTTACTACGGATTCAG GTTCTGCCATCAGCTAGACTATTCTACCAGTGGAGCTCTCTGTGTTGCCCTTAACCGGAATGCAGCAGGAAAAGCTTATCGGTGCTTCAAGGAACGCCTGGCCACAAAAGCTTACCTGGCACTG GTACGCGGCCATCTCTCGAGAATCAGCATGACCATTGATTATGGAGTTGGCAAAAACAGCACTGAGGGAATGACCCACATGATGTGTGCAGAAGGAACACCTG GTTGTACAAATGTGAAGCCATGCAAAACAGAGCTTTTTGTGCTACAGTATGGAACATATGATGGTCAGCCGGTGACAAAGGTTCTTTTGCAGCCTTTGACAG GTAGGACTCACCAGCTCAGAGTACATTGCAGTGTAATTGGACACCCTATTGTTGGTGACTTCACCTACAGCCTGAAAACTGACTGCTCACCATACCGTATGATGCTGCATGCCTACTTCTTACGTATCCCAGTGGAGGATGAGCCAATTGAAGTCATTTCCTGTGATCCCTTTGTGACCTCTGTAGATGAAAAGTGGGTCCCTCAGCAGACCGTGCAGGAGGTGCACATTGTTTTCTTGAAGCTGAAGGAGCAGGGACTACAGAGGGAGTTGTCACTTCAGAGGGTTCAAGATGCAGCATGTGGCAAACATAAAGAGACTGGCCATGAGGTTATTCCTGAGACTGAGGAGCAGAGCTTATTGTATACTCAGTGGCTTGCTAATTGGAGTCTGGACTGA
- the ern2 gene encoding serine/threonine-protein kinase/endoribonuclease IRE1 isoform X1 → MKNLRLHLPGSLLLLGLCVVQCYGGHSVTLPETLLFVSTLDGSFHAVSKVTGNIKWTLKEDPVIQVPEYIAQPGFLPDPIDGSLYVLGGRNKEGLMKLPFSIPKLVQSSPCRGSEGVLYTGKKLDTWFLVDPKTGEKQTTLTTESSDSICPSVPLLYIGRSEYVISMYDTKSRELLWNVTYNEYSSLPIEDPVEYKMAHFASSGDGILVTLDRNTGKVLWRQNFGSPVVNLYIWQQDSLRRIHHMNVAMETLRYLTFHSQDIHMMQWSHPSTKEQTSSRTQLFPSLYVGKFASSFYASTSLVHEGVVMVPRGLILARIDGPTTKEVTVRESGGCEITPSTNVKYPEGSSTSVIHNHWLLIGHHELPPVAHTTVLRTFPAGMKKDSEVVIPPKEEKTMLDDFPELHDSTVHSPSGEEERSLLPLSQSTIVITALMTLLAGCGIFIVAYPKRAQLDATPEEQVPSRIMKATETATQTTRKRLSNNNYQDNSSENGKIQPVKNRTGSTGSEEIVVGKISFNVKEVLGRGAGGTFVFRGQFDDRHVAIKRILPETVGVAEREVQLLRELDQHPNVIRYFCTERDEQFYYIATELCATTLQEYIESTRSEACDLDSVTILHQTASGLCHLHSLNIVHRDLKPRNILISQPNALGKVRVVISDFGLCKKLPPGSHSFSLRSGIPGTEGWIAPEILLDKRKNNPTYAVDIFSAGCVFYYVVSRGHHPFGEALQRQANILSGIYMLDQLLDNQQEDLLSRHLIEQMISSDPQLRPSSEGVLKHPFFWSRAKQLQFFQDVSDRIEKEPSDGLLVGQLESGARRVVRTNWRMYISPPLQQDLQKFRSYKGNSVRDLLRAMRNKKHHFLELPPDVQETLGEVPDGFVHYFTSRFPQLLLHTYKALGTCASESLFHPYYPP, encoded by the exons ATGAAGAATTTGCGATTGCACTTGCCAGGGTCACTTCTTCTGCTAGGGCTGTGCGTCGTGCAG tgttatGGCGGTCATTCAGTTACTCTTCCAGAGACCTTGTTGTTTGTGTCCACTCTGGATGGGAGTTTCCATGCAGTCAGTAAGGTCACCGGAAACATCAAATGGACGCTGAAGGAGG ACCCAGTGATCCAGGTGCCGGAATATATTGCCCA GCCAGGATTCCTGCCAGATCCTATTGATGGCAGCCTATATGTTCTTGGGGGAAGGAACAAAGAAGGCTTAATG AAACTCCCATTCAGCATCCCAAAACTGGTTCAGTCATCACCATGCCGTGGATCTGAGGGAGTCCTGTACACAG GAAAGAAACTGGATACTTGGTTTTTAGTGGATCCCAAGACAGGCGAGAAACAGACCACCTTAACCACTGAGTCTTCTGACAGCATTTGCCCATCAGTCCCACTCCTGTACATTGGACGTTCAG agtaTGTAATCAGTATGTATGACACCAAGAGTCGTGAGCTTCTGTGGAATGTCACCTACAATGAGTACTCTTCATTACCGATTGAAGATCCTGTAGAGTACA AAATGGCACACTTTGCCTCAAGTGGTGATGGCATACTGGTTACATTAGACCGAAACACAGGAAAAGTGCTCTGGAGACAAAATTTTGGTTCACCAGTAGTGAACCTGTACATTTGGCAACAAGACAGCCTACGCAGGATCCACCACATGAATGTCGCCATGGAGACGTTGCGATATCTGACATTCCACTCTCAAGATATCCATATGATGCAGTGGAGTCACCCTTCTACAAAGGAGCAGACTAGTAGCAGGACACAACTATT CCCTTCTCTTTATGTTGGTAAATTTGCCAGCAGTTTCTATGCATCCACTTCTCTTGTCCATGAAGGAGTAGTCATGGTG CCACGAGGCCTTATTCTTGCTCGAATTGATGGTCCAACAACTAAAGAGGTAACTGTGCGAGAGAGTGGAGGGTGTGAGATCACCCCCAGCACAAATGTCAAATACCCAGAAGGTAGCTCCACCAGTGTTATCCACAATCATTGGCTTTTGATAG GTCACCATGAGCTACCTCCAGTGGCACACACAACAGTCCTGCGTACATTCCCTGCAGGCATGAAGAAAGACAGCGAGGTGGTCATCCcaccaaaggaagaaaaaacaatgTTGGATGAT TTCCCTGAATTACATGACAGCACAGTTCATAGTCCGTCTGGTGAAGAAGAGAGATCCTTGCTGCCACTCTCTCAGAGTACTATTGTCATTACTGCGTTGATGACGCTTCTTGCTGGCTGCGGCATTTTTATCGTTGCCTATCCTAAA CGAGCCCAGCTTGATGCCACTCCAGAAGAGCAAGTTCCATCCAGGATCATGAAAGCTACAGAAACAGCAACACAGACCACTCGGAAAAGATTGTCCAACAACAACTATCAGGATAATTCTTCTGAGAATGGGAAAATTCAGCCAGTCAAAAACAGGACAGGTAGCACAGGGAGTGAAGAAATTGTTGTTGGGAAGATTTCTTTCAATGTAAAAGAGGTACTTGGCAGAGGAGCAGGAGGAACCTTTGTGTTCAG GGGGCAATTTGATGACCGCCATGTAGCCATTAAGCGCATCCTGCCGGAAACAGTTGGAGTAGCAGAGCGGGAGGTACAGTTGCTTCGAGAATTAGACCAGCACCCCAATGTTATTCGCTACTTCTGTACTGAAAGGGATGAACAATTTTATTATATTGCAACAGAGCTCTGTGCAACCACTTTGCAGGAG TACATTGAAAGTACAAGAAGTGAAGCTTGTGACCTGGACTCTGTCACCATCCTGCATCAGACGGCTTCTGGCCTGTGTCACTTACACTCCCTAAATATTG TACACAGGGATCTGAAACCCCGGAACATATTGATTTCCCAGCCCAATGCTCTTGGAAAGGTGCGGGTGGTCATTTCTGACTTTGGACTGTGTAAGAAGCTGCCGCCCGGTAGTCACAGTTTTAGCCTGCGCTCAGGAATTCCAGGAACTGAAGGCTGGATTGCCCCTGAGATCCTGCTGGACAAACGTAAGAATAATCCT ACATATGCTGTAGATATATTCTCAGCTGGCTGTGTGTTCTACTATGTTGTTTCACGAGGCCATCATCCTTTTGGAGAAGCACTACAGCGGCAGGCTAACATCTTGTCTGGCATCTACATGCTGGACCAACTGTTGGATAACCAGCAGG AAGACTTGCTTTCCAGACACTTGATTGAACAGATGATCAGCAGTGACCCTCAGTTGCGACCATCTAGTGAAGGTGTTCTGAAGCACCCATTTTTCTGGAGTCGTGCTAAACAGTTGCAGTTTTTTCAG GACGTGAGTGATCGCATTGAGAAGGAGCCATCTGATGGCCTATTAGTGGGCCAGCTTGAGTCTGGAGCTAGACGGGTAGTCAGAACCAACTGGAGGATGTACATTTCCCCACCACTACAACAAg ATCTGCAGAAGTTTAGGAGTTACAAGGGAAATTCTGTGCGAGACCTGCTGAGAGCAATGCGGAATAAG AAGCATCATTTTCTGGAGCTGCCACCAGATGTACAGGAGACCCTTGGAGAAGTGCCCGATGGCTTTGTTCACTACTTCACATCTCGTTTCCCTCAGCTTCTCTTGCATACATATAAGGCTTTAGGAACTTGTGCCTCAGAGAGCCTTTTTCACCCTTACTATCCACCTTAA
- the plk1 gene encoding serine/threonine-protein kinase PLK1: MATGSVKPVKAAVTLDPAKTAPLKEIPDILVDPRTKKRYLRGRFLGKGGFAKCYEITDMDTKEVFAGKVVPKSMLLKPHQREKMTMEITIHRSLSHQHVVGFHGFFEDDDFVFVVLEICRRRSLLELHKRRKAVTLPEARYYMKQTIMGCQYLHNNRVIHRDLKLGNLFLNDEMEVKIGDFGLATKIEYDGERKRTLCGTPNYIAPEVLCKKGHSFEVDIWSLGCILYTLLVGKPPFETSCLKETYIRIKKNDYIIPKHINPVAAALIGRMLRSDPTTRPTIADLLDDEFFTSGYIPQRLPTTCLTVPPRFSIAPSMIDASTRKPLTALNKDPESPMDKVTAPAEKEEMQQREMVDSSDGYLAELLAQLNSVNASKPSERVVVRQEEAEDPACIPIFWISKWVDYSDKYGLGYQLCDNSVGVLFNDSTRLIMYEDGDSLQYIERNTTESYMSLRSYPPALNKKITLLKYFRNYMSEHLLKAGANITPRDGDELARLPFLHHWFRTKSAIVLHLSNGTVQINFFQDHTKIILCPLMSAVSYIDEKREFRTYKLSLIEEHGCCKELASRLRYASNMVEKLQASKSASGRKPPVERA; this comes from the exons ATGGCAACTGGATCAGTTAAACCTGTGAAAGCGGCCGTCACGCTGGACCCTGCCAAAACGGCTCCGCTAAAAGAAATTCCGGACATTCTGGTGGATCCCCGGACCAAGAAACGCTATCTGCGAGGCAGATTTCTGGGGAAGGGAGGTTTTGCTAAGTGTTACGAGATCACGGACATGGACACTAAGGAGGTTTTCGCTGGTAAAGTGGTTCCCAAATCAATGCTGCTCAAGCCCCATCAGAGAGAAAAGATGACGATGGAGATCACAATTCATCGCAGTCTGAGCCACCAGCACGTTGTTGGCTTCCACGGATTTTTCGAGGATGATGACTTCGTGTTTGTTGTGCTGGAGATCTGTAGGAGACGG TCATTGCTGGAATTGCACAAGAGGAGGAAGGCTGTAACGCTTCCTGAAGCGCGTTACTACATGAAACAAACGATTATGGGATGCCAGTATCTCCACAATAACAGAGTGATTCACAGAGACCTCAAACTGGGCAACCTGTTTCTCAATGATGAAATGGAAGTCAAAATTG gtgaTTTTGGTTTGGCTACCAAAATAGAGTACGATGGGGAAAGAAAGAGGACTCTATGTGGGACACCCAATTACATTGCTCCTGAGGTTCTATGCAAGAAAGGACACAGCTTTGAAGTGGACATCTGGTCCCTTGGGTGCATTCT GTACACTTTGCTGGTTGGGAAGCCTCCTTTTGAAACATCATGCCTGAAGGAAACCTACATTCGCATTaagaaaaatgattatattaTTCCTAAA CACATTAACCCAGTAGCCGCAGCTTTAATTGGCAGGATGCTTCGCAGTGATCCAACAACCCGGCCCACCATTGCAGATCTACTTGATGATGAATTCTTCACATCAGGGTACATCCCACAGAGGCTTCCTACCACCTGTCTGACTGTGCCGCCACGCTTTTCCATTGCACCAAGTATGATTGATGCAAGTACAAGAAAACCACTCACTGCGTTGAACAAAG ATCCAGAAAGTCCCATGGATAAAGTAACAGCCCCTGCGGAAAAGGAAGAGATGCAGCAGAG AGAGATGGTGGACTCAAGTGATGGCTACCTCGCAGAACTTTTGGCACAGTTAAACAGTGTGAATGCTTCAAAACCCTCAGAGAGAGTAGTAGTTCGGCAAG AGGAAGCAGAGGACCCTGCTTGTATTCCAATTTTTTGGATCAGCAAATGGGTTGATTATTCTGACAAGTATGGCCTGG GGTACCAGTTGTGTGACAATAGTGTTGGTGTTCTTTTTAATGACTCAACCAGGCTGATCATGTATGAAGATGGAGATAGCCTTCAGTACATAGAGCGTAACACCACAGAGTCTTACATGAGTTTACGCTCATACCCTCCGGCCCTTAACAAAAAA attactCTGCTGAAGTACTTCCGTAACTACATGAGTGAACACTTACTGAAGGCTGGTGCTAATATTACACCTCGTGATGGAGATGAACTTGCACGCTTGCCTTTCTTGCATCACTGGTTTAGGACAAAGAGTGCCATCGTTCTACATCTCAGCAATGGCACTGTACAGATTAACTTCTTCCAG GACCACACAAAGATCATCCTGTGTCCCCTAATGTCTGCCGTTTCATACATTGATGAGAAACGAGAGTTCCGTACCTACAAACTGAGCCTGATTGAAGAACACGGATGCTGTAAGGAATTGGCCAGCCGGTTACGCTACGCATCTAATATGGTGGAAAAGCTGCAGGCATCAAAGTCTGCTTCTGGACGGAAGCCTCCTGTCGAACGTGCCTGA
- the ern2 gene encoding serine/threonine-protein kinase/endoribonuclease IRE1 isoform X2 has protein sequence MKNLRLHLPGSLLLLGLCVVQCYGGHSVTLPETLLFVSTLDGSFHAVSKVTGNIKWTLKEDPVIQVPEYIAQPGFLPDPIDGSLYVLGGRNKEGLMKLPFSIPKLVQSSPCRGSEGVLYTGKKLDTWFLVDPKTGEKQTTLTTESSDSICPSVPLLYIGRSEYVISMYDTKSRELLWNVTYNEYSSLPIEDPVEYKMAHFASSGDGILVTLDRNTGKVLWRQNFGSPVVNLYIWQQDSLRRIHHMNVAMETLRYLTFHSQDIHMMQWSHPSTKEQTSSRTQLFPSLYVGKFASSFYASTSLVHEGVVMVPRGLILARIDGPTTKEVTVRESGGCEITPSTNVKYPEGSSTSVIHNHWLLIGHHELPPVAHTTVLRTFPAGMKKDSEVVIPPKEEKTMLDDFPELHDSTVHSPSGEEERSLLPLSQSTIVITALMTLLAGCGIFIVAYPKRAQLDATPEEQVPSRIMKATETATQTTRKRLSNNNYQDNSSENGKIQPVKNRTGSTGSEEIVVGKISFNVKEVLGRGAGGTFVFRGQFDDRHVAIKRILPETVGVAEREVQLLRELDQHPNVIRYFCTERDEQFYYIATELCATTLQEYIESTRSEACDLDSVTILHQTASGLCHLHSLNIVHRDLKPRNILISQPNALGKVRVVISDFGLCKKLPPGSHSFSLRSGIPGTEGWIAPEILLDKRKNNPTYAVDIFSAGCVFYYVVSRGHHPFGEALQRQANILSGIYMLDQLLDNQQDLLSRHLIEQMISSDPQLRPSSEGVLKHPFFWSRAKQLQFFQDVSDRIEKEPSDGLLVGQLESGARRVVRTNWRMYISPPLQQDLQKFRSYKGNSVRDLLRAMRNKKHHFLELPPDVQETLGEVPDGFVHYFTSRFPQLLLHTYKALGTCASESLFHPYYPP, from the exons ATGAAGAATTTGCGATTGCACTTGCCAGGGTCACTTCTTCTGCTAGGGCTGTGCGTCGTGCAG tgttatGGCGGTCATTCAGTTACTCTTCCAGAGACCTTGTTGTTTGTGTCCACTCTGGATGGGAGTTTCCATGCAGTCAGTAAGGTCACCGGAAACATCAAATGGACGCTGAAGGAGG ACCCAGTGATCCAGGTGCCGGAATATATTGCCCA GCCAGGATTCCTGCCAGATCCTATTGATGGCAGCCTATATGTTCTTGGGGGAAGGAACAAAGAAGGCTTAATG AAACTCCCATTCAGCATCCCAAAACTGGTTCAGTCATCACCATGCCGTGGATCTGAGGGAGTCCTGTACACAG GAAAGAAACTGGATACTTGGTTTTTAGTGGATCCCAAGACAGGCGAGAAACAGACCACCTTAACCACTGAGTCTTCTGACAGCATTTGCCCATCAGTCCCACTCCTGTACATTGGACGTTCAG agtaTGTAATCAGTATGTATGACACCAAGAGTCGTGAGCTTCTGTGGAATGTCACCTACAATGAGTACTCTTCATTACCGATTGAAGATCCTGTAGAGTACA AAATGGCACACTTTGCCTCAAGTGGTGATGGCATACTGGTTACATTAGACCGAAACACAGGAAAAGTGCTCTGGAGACAAAATTTTGGTTCACCAGTAGTGAACCTGTACATTTGGCAACAAGACAGCCTACGCAGGATCCACCACATGAATGTCGCCATGGAGACGTTGCGATATCTGACATTCCACTCTCAAGATATCCATATGATGCAGTGGAGTCACCCTTCTACAAAGGAGCAGACTAGTAGCAGGACACAACTATT CCCTTCTCTTTATGTTGGTAAATTTGCCAGCAGTTTCTATGCATCCACTTCTCTTGTCCATGAAGGAGTAGTCATGGTG CCACGAGGCCTTATTCTTGCTCGAATTGATGGTCCAACAACTAAAGAGGTAACTGTGCGAGAGAGTGGAGGGTGTGAGATCACCCCCAGCACAAATGTCAAATACCCAGAAGGTAGCTCCACCAGTGTTATCCACAATCATTGGCTTTTGATAG GTCACCATGAGCTACCTCCAGTGGCACACACAACAGTCCTGCGTACATTCCCTGCAGGCATGAAGAAAGACAGCGAGGTGGTCATCCcaccaaaggaagaaaaaacaatgTTGGATGAT TTCCCTGAATTACATGACAGCACAGTTCATAGTCCGTCTGGTGAAGAAGAGAGATCCTTGCTGCCACTCTCTCAGAGTACTATTGTCATTACTGCGTTGATGACGCTTCTTGCTGGCTGCGGCATTTTTATCGTTGCCTATCCTAAA CGAGCCCAGCTTGATGCCACTCCAGAAGAGCAAGTTCCATCCAGGATCATGAAAGCTACAGAAACAGCAACACAGACCACTCGGAAAAGATTGTCCAACAACAACTATCAGGATAATTCTTCTGAGAATGGGAAAATTCAGCCAGTCAAAAACAGGACAGGTAGCACAGGGAGTGAAGAAATTGTTGTTGGGAAGATTTCTTTCAATGTAAAAGAGGTACTTGGCAGAGGAGCAGGAGGAACCTTTGTGTTCAG GGGGCAATTTGATGACCGCCATGTAGCCATTAAGCGCATCCTGCCGGAAACAGTTGGAGTAGCAGAGCGGGAGGTACAGTTGCTTCGAGAATTAGACCAGCACCCCAATGTTATTCGCTACTTCTGTACTGAAAGGGATGAACAATTTTATTATATTGCAACAGAGCTCTGTGCAACCACTTTGCAGGAG TACATTGAAAGTACAAGAAGTGAAGCTTGTGACCTGGACTCTGTCACCATCCTGCATCAGACGGCTTCTGGCCTGTGTCACTTACACTCCCTAAATATTG TACACAGGGATCTGAAACCCCGGAACATATTGATTTCCCAGCCCAATGCTCTTGGAAAGGTGCGGGTGGTCATTTCTGACTTTGGACTGTGTAAGAAGCTGCCGCCCGGTAGTCACAGTTTTAGCCTGCGCTCAGGAATTCCAGGAACTGAAGGCTGGATTGCCCCTGAGATCCTGCTGGACAAACGTAAGAATAATCCT ACATATGCTGTAGATATATTCTCAGCTGGCTGTGTGTTCTACTATGTTGTTTCACGAGGCCATCATCCTTTTGGAGAAGCACTACAGCGGCAGGCTAACATCTTGTCTGGCATCTACATGCTGGACCAACTGTTGGATAACCAGCAGG ACTTGCTTTCCAGACACTTGATTGAACAGATGATCAGCAGTGACCCTCAGTTGCGACCATCTAGTGAAGGTGTTCTGAAGCACCCATTTTTCTGGAGTCGTGCTAAACAGTTGCAGTTTTTTCAG GACGTGAGTGATCGCATTGAGAAGGAGCCATCTGATGGCCTATTAGTGGGCCAGCTTGAGTCTGGAGCTAGACGGGTAGTCAGAACCAACTGGAGGATGTACATTTCCCCACCACTACAACAAg ATCTGCAGAAGTTTAGGAGTTACAAGGGAAATTCTGTGCGAGACCTGCTGAGAGCAATGCGGAATAAG AAGCATCATTTTCTGGAGCTGCCACCAGATGTACAGGAGACCCTTGGAGAAGTGCCCGATGGCTTTGTTCACTACTTCACATCTCGTTTCCCTCAGCTTCTCTTGCATACATATAAGGCTTTAGGAACTTGTGCCTCAGAGAGCCTTTTTCACCCTTACTATCCACCTTAA